One Acidimicrobiia bacterium genomic region harbors:
- a CDS encoding heme-copper oxidase subunit III — protein sequence MSDVAHADGHHDVHEGTGIDNRKLGMWVFLSSEFMFFGALISNYMLFKGRDYSAFMPTGQSVLLPRGLYDIPFTSVSSFVLLMSSLTMVLAHDALVSGDQNRTRVWLAATGMLGSVFIGGQVFEFTEFVQQGMTISSNPAASAFFMLTGFHGAHVFFGILMLLSLYGISKRQGGLTEVQGLNVELVGLYWHFVDIIWIVIFTIVYLIP from the coding sequence ATGTCTGACGTCGCGCACGCTGACGGCCACCACGATGTCCACGAGGGCACCGGCATCGACAACCGCAAACTCGGTATGTGGGTCTTCCTGTCGTCGGAGTTCATGTTCTTTGGAGCGCTCATCTCCAACTACATGTTGTTCAAGGGACGCGATTACAGCGCCTTCATGCCCACCGGCCAGAGTGTCCTCCTGCCAAGGGGCTTGTACGACATCCCGTTTACGTCGGTTTCATCATTTGTTCTTCTCATGTCATCACTGACGATGGTTCTCGCTCACGACGCCCTGGTGTCGGGAGACCAGAACCGGACCAGGGTCTGGTTGGCCGCCACCGGCATGCTCGGATCCGTGTTCATCGGCGGCCAAGTTTTCGAGTTCACCGAGTTCGTTCAACAGGGGATGACAATCTCATCGAACCCGGCGGCATCGGCCTTCTTCATGTTGACCGGGTTCCACGGGGCCCACGTGTTCTTCGGAATTCTCATGTTGCTGTCGCTGTACGGTATTTCCAAGCGACAGGGCGGCCTTACCGAGGTGCAAGGCCTGAACGTCGAACTAGTTGGCTTGTACTGGCACTTCGTTGACATCATCTGGATCGTCATTTTCACCATCGTCTACCTGATCCCCTGA
- a CDS encoding cytochrome c oxidase assembly protein has protein sequence MNEILGFHPHYDVALTMGGLVVAYRYLSTRIARKVLPAGTVGATRRQQAQFYGGLVVMFLVSSWPIHDIGEQSLFTFHMIEHLVIALVGAPLLLLGVPRWMASFLVEKPKQVRLLKAASHPVVAFAFFNFTLAGLHWPQIIELMVTIPWLHFAVHATLFTSAVLMWMPVLSPHPQVPRLKPPGAMMYLFAQSLVPTIPAAFLIFGNTPMYPHYAEAPKLWGWSPMMDQAIAGVIMKLGGGFLLWAIITVIWFRWYRQERKWDAIERNLRETV, from the coding sequence ATGAACGAAATCCTCGGATTTCACCCTCATTACGACGTCGCTCTGACGATGGGCGGCCTGGTGGTCGCCTACCGCTATCTCAGTACCCGCATCGCCCGCAAGGTCCTTCCGGCTGGAACGGTTGGCGCCACCAGGCGCCAACAAGCTCAGTTCTACGGTGGGTTGGTGGTCATGTTTCTCGTGTCAAGCTGGCCGATCCATGATATTGGTGAGCAGTCGCTGTTCACCTTTCACATGATCGAACACCTGGTTATTGCCCTCGTAGGCGCCCCGCTCCTACTCCTGGGCGTGCCAAGATGGATGGCCTCATTCCTGGTCGAAAAACCAAAACAAGTCCGTCTTCTCAAAGCCGCCAGCCACCCGGTAGTCGCCTTCGCCTTCTTCAACTTCACACTGGCAGGCCTGCACTGGCCACAAATCATCGAGTTGATGGTGACGATTCCGTGGTTACACTTTGCCGTCCATGCCACCCTGTTCACGTCGGCGGTTCTGATGTGGATGCCGGTGCTGTCCCCCCACCCTCAGGTTCCGCGACTGAAGCCGCCGGGCGCCATGATGTATCTCTTCGCCCAGTCCCTGGTCCCCACCATTCCGGCGGCCTTTCTGATTTTTGGCAATACCCCGATGTACCCGCATTACGCAGAGGCGCCCAAGCTGTGGGGCTGGAGTCCAATGATGGATCAGGCGATCGCAGGGGTCATCATGAAACTCGGCGGTGGATTCCTCTTGTGGGCGATCATCACCGTTATCTGGTTTCGCTGGTACCGGCAAGAACGCAAGTGGGATGCCATCGAGCGGAACCTACGCGAGACCGTCTAG
- the ctaD gene encoding cytochrome c oxidase subunit I, with product MATTASRSGARTIFRRPDSNTGFWGWITTADHKKIGIMYGYTAFTFFILGGLEALLLRIQLSQPDNVFLSASEYNAMFTMHGTTMIFLFVMPVSAAFFNYLLPLMIGARDVAFPRMNAVSYWIFVFGGIFLYSSFVFGTTGPPEGGNLAEVASRLGSGPNGGWFGYAPNSGLRFSTGTVMDYWSIGLQILGLASLISSINFIVTVFNMRAKGMKLLRMPVFVWMTTVVAFLLLFSLPIIAVALFMITFDRNVGTLFFDPSMGGDPILWQHFFWLFGHPEVYILVLPAMGIVSEVLPTFSRKPLFGYPAVVFAGAAIGFMGFGVWAHHMFASGVTPITQAAFGLSTMAIAIPTGIKIFNWIGTIWGGKIKLNTPMLFSLGFVGMFVIGGLSGVTHSIVPADWQQTDTYYIVAHFHYVLFGGAIFGLFSGLYYWFPKLTGRMYSETLGKLHFWVFFVGFNLTFGPMHWLGLNGMVRRTWVYAEETGLGPWNMVVTIGAFIIALGVLIFMINWTWSKRNGPIAPFDPWDARTLEWTLPSPTPEYNFAVNPVITSLDDFWHKKYSEDADGRPVRRPEATALLAEYEEVGLNPPEPIHLPNPSYYPFLVGVGMPMVGYGLIYDNTAWGIPLLILGAVTIVGSFIGWGVEPLEEPHADHHSDEPDHEHPGTDGEDS from the coding sequence ATGGCAACGACCGCTTCGCGTTCAGGCGCCCGCACCATCTTCCGCCGCCCGGACTCCAACACCGGTTTCTGGGGTTGGATCACGACCGCCGATCACAAGAAGATCGGGATCATGTACGGCTACACCGCCTTCACTTTCTTCATCCTCGGCGGCCTGGAAGCGCTGCTCCTACGGATCCAGCTCTCGCAGCCCGACAACGTGTTCCTGTCGGCTTCGGAGTACAACGCCATGTTCACGATGCATGGCACCACGATGATCTTTCTGTTCGTCATGCCAGTGTCGGCAGCCTTTTTCAACTATCTGCTGCCGCTCATGATCGGCGCCCGGGATGTCGCCTTCCCCCGGATGAACGCGGTCTCATACTGGATCTTCGTATTCGGCGGGATCTTCCTCTACAGCTCGTTTGTCTTCGGTACGACCGGCCCCCCGGAAGGCGGCAACCTCGCAGAAGTGGCGTCCCGATTGGGTTCGGGCCCGAACGGCGGATGGTTCGGATACGCTCCGAACTCCGGCCTTCGTTTCTCCACCGGGACCGTCATGGATTACTGGTCGATCGGGCTTCAGATTCTCGGCCTGGCATCACTCATTTCGTCGATCAACTTCATCGTGACCGTGTTCAACATGCGGGCCAAGGGTATGAAACTGCTCCGCATGCCAGTCTTCGTCTGGATGACGACGGTCGTCGCCTTCCTCCTCCTGTTCTCGCTACCGATCATCGCGGTGGCGCTCTTCATGATCACCTTCGACCGCAACGTAGGAACCCTGTTCTTTGATCCGTCGATGGGCGGCGATCCGATTCTCTGGCAGCACTTCTTCTGGTTGTTCGGTCACCCCGAGGTCTATATCTTGGTCCTTCCGGCTATGGGCATCGTGTCCGAAGTGCTCCCGACGTTCTCGCGCAAACCGCTCTTCGGCTATCCGGCGGTCGTGTTTGCCGGTGCGGCTATCGGATTTATGGGATTCGGCGTGTGGGCCCATCACATGTTTGCCTCCGGCGTCACGCCGATTACCCAGGCGGCGTTCGGCTTGTCAACGATGGCGATTGCCATCCCGACCGGCATCAAGATCTTCAACTGGATCGGAACGATCTGGGGCGGCAAGATCAAGCTGAATACCCCCATGCTGTTCTCGCTCGGCTTCGTCGGCATGTTCGTCATCGGCGGGCTCTCCGGCGTAACCCACTCGATCGTGCCGGCCGACTGGCAGCAGACCGACACCTACTACATCGTCGCCCACTTCCACTACGTCCTGTTCGGGGGCGCCATCTTCGGCCTGTTCTCGGGGCTGTATTACTGGTTCCCGAAGCTGACCGGTCGAATGTACTCAGAGACACTCGGCAAGCTCCACTTCTGGGTCTTCTTTGTCGGGTTCAACCTGACATTCGGGCCGATGCACTGGCTCGGGCTCAACGGCATGGTCCGCCGCACCTGGGTCTACGCGGAGGAAACCGGCCTGGGACCGTGGAATATGGTGGTCACGATCGGAGCGTTCATCATCGCCCTCGGGGTGCTCATCTTCATGATCAACTGGACCTGGTCAAAGCGCAACGGACCGATCGCACCATTCGATCCTTGGGATGCCAGAACGCTTGAGTGGACCCTGCCGTCTCCGACCCCCGAGTACAACTTTGCGGTCAACCCGGTCATAACGTCACTCGATGACTTCTGGCACAAGAAGTATTCCGAAGATGCGGACGGTCGACCGGTTCGACGCCCGGAGGCCACTGCCTTGCTCGCCGAATACGAGGAAGTCGGACTCAATCCACCAGAACCCATTCACCTCCCCAACCCTTCGTACTACCCGTTCTTGGTGGGAGTTGGCATGCCAATGGTCGGCTACGGACTCATATACGACAACACCGCCTGGGGTATTCCGTTGCTAATCCTCGGAGCGGTCACCATTGTCGGGTCGTTCATCGGATGGGGTGTCGAGCCGCTTGAGGAACCTCATGCCGACCACCACTCCGACGAACCCGACCACGAACATCCCGGTACCGATGGGGAGGACAGCTGA
- a CDS encoding cytochrome C oxidase subunit IV family protein — protein sequence MAEEHALAHPTPRQYAQIAILLAFLTAIEVSLYYLEQSIDAFTTSISAPLLILLAVMKFVIVVGWFMHLRFEKSLVSKFFTTGFVAAIVLYVAVLSALGAIVLT from the coding sequence ATGGCAGAAGAACACGCACTCGCCCATCCGACTCCCCGCCAATACGCTCAGATCGCCATTCTGCTGGCCTTTCTGACCGCCATTGAGGTATCGCTGTACTACCTGGAACAGAGCATCGATGCCTTCACAACGTCCATTTCTGCGCCGCTGCTCATTCTGTTGGCCGTCATGAAGTTTGTGATCGTGGTCGGCTGGTTCATGCATCTGCGGTTCGAAAAATCGTTGGTATCGAAGTTCTTCACCACCGGTTTCGTCGCCGCCATCGTTTTGTATGTGGCAGTCCTGTCAGCTCTCGGCGCCATCGTCCTGACCTGA